CCCGTGACTCCTTCTGGCCTTTGGACGAcgctttttgtttctcttcttcggGAAACGCCAGCGTTGCATGGCAGTGAGCTCCCTGGCCCGTGAGGTGTCCGACCTCTGCATCGGGAAGCCGGCAGTGAGGTCGCTGCCGCTCTCTGCCACCATCGGCGACGCCCTTATCGCCCTCCGGAGCAGCGGAGAGGACCGCCTCGCCGTCTGGGCCGCTGACCGGAATCGGCCCGATAGGAAGGCTTGCGTCGGCACGGTGTGCATGGTCGACATCGTCTGTTACCTCTGCTCCAAGGAGAATATCGCGGCGCCCGGTGCCGCCCTCGCGGCACCCGTCTCCGTGATCCTCCCGCCCAAGGCCGCCGCCCCCCTCGTCCGCCGCGTCGAGCCCAGCTCCAGGTGCATCCGCCATCCTTTTCCTCAAAAAAGATGATCTTTTTTCGGTGATGGAGTATCTTATGTTGTTCTCTGGATCTACGGAAGGGGAAATAGAAGACAAACAGTGGTCTTTTTTGGTTCTCTGTTACGATACATACTCTTCTAGTAGAATTTTTAGACCTTTCTGCTTTAAATTCGTGGATTTGATGAATAGCGTTGCTAATTTGACGCTTCCTGATGGCAATTGCAGCATCTTGGAAGCCCTCGACGCGATTCTGGAGGGGGCGCAGAGCCTGGTGGTGCCCCTCCGTCCCGCCGCGTCGCGGAGGAAGCCCGCGGGCGGAGGCGGCGCCGCCCTCGAGTTCTGCTGGCTGACGCAGGAGGACCTCGTCCGCTTCTTCCTCAACTCCATCGCCCTTTTCTCCCCAGCCCCCGCGCTCTCCGTCACCGACCTCGGCCTCGTCCACCCTGCCCCACTGGCCGTCCGCCCCCAGGACCCCGCGCTCTCCGCGCTCCCGCTCATCCGCGCCGCCCTCGTCGACCAGACCTCCGTCGCTGTCGTCTCCGACGACGGCCGCCTCCTCGGGGAGATCTCCCCCTCCACCCTCGTCCACTGCGACCAGCGCGTCGCCGCCGCCCTCGCCGCGCTATCCGCCGGCGACCTCATGGCCTACGTCGACTGCTTCGGTGCTCCGCCCGAGTCCGCTATAGGCGCCATCAAGGCCAGGTTGCAGGAGAAGGGGCTGTTGAGCATGCTGGAGCTCCTGGAGGCCGACTTCTCCCCGCCGTTCTTGTCCTCGGCATCCTcttcctcgtcctcgtcctcgtccgaCGAGGAGTCCTCGCCAGCAGCGGCATTGCAGAGGCCGAGGCGGCTGAGGTCGGCGGGGAGGTCAGGGAGCTACTCGGCGAGGATGGGGAGACGGTCAGAGGAAGCAATCGTGTGCCATCCGGAGAGCTCGCTGGTGGCGGTGATGATACAGGCGTTGACGCACCGGGTGAGCTACGTGTGGGTCGTCAACGACGACTACTTCCTTGTGGGGATCGTCGCCTTCTCTGATATCCTCAGCGTCTTCCGGGAGCAGCTGGATTAGCTTCTTCGACTCGACGAGCGCGGAGAGCGatgcgcctctctctctctctctctctctcttaattaaGCTGCTCCTGTACGTGTACATTATTAGTCCGCTAAGCATCGTTGTTTGTGGGGGTTTAATGTGTTGGTTTAGATGGTTGCTGTTAATTGCTACGTTTCCATTTAGCTTATGAGTTTAATGTGTTTGATGTTGCTAATCTAAATTAAAAGCTTAACATATAAATGCAGAATAATCATTCCAATAAATCAGCAtgcgacacacacacacacacacacatataaagaTGCAAGTGATCGTAACCATTAATTTACCATCATGGAGATTTAATCACCACCCTTGATTTCTGCCACGTGTTCGTGTGCCTTTTCGAAGCTCTGTTTCTCTAATGACGTAGCATTAAATTCGTCCCCACCCATAGACCGTTAGCTTTGGGCCCCAATATCTCAGTCTTCACGTCCATTTTATCTCGACCCAACAAATCTAAAGCGCCGGCGTTTGAAGCGGACTCGCACTATGTTAGAAGCGTTCGGCGAAATGACTCGGTAGTGGCGCTTAATCCCCGATAGGGAGCGAGAGAGTGGCCGATTCGCCTCCCTTCTCTCTTCCGATTTTCGTTCCTTTGATCTTGCAAGAACCCCTCGGATTAGGGTTCGGTGCCCTCCCGTCGATGCGAAGACGATGCTCGTCTCCTTCTTGTTCGGCTTCGTGGCGGGGTTCGTGGCCCTGGTGGCCGCCGAGGGCTTGGCCTTCCTGTGGCTTATGGGTCGCCTCCGCCGGAAGCGGCTCGCTGTGGGCGTGGCCTCCCGGTCGCAATTGATCGCCCACGGTCTCGATGCCGAGCGGTCGCTCACTGTTCCCTTTGAGAAGATGGTCGGTGCTTCTAACCGATTTGCTCGctggccttttgcttcttttggtaTCGAATTGGGTTTGGTCTCGGTAGTTTTCCTTGTTTTATGGGTCCGGTTTTGGTGAGTTCGAAGGATTTCATTTAAAATAGATGTTGAAACTTGCTTTTTTTGGATGGTTGATGTCCTGTGCCATTGGTTTTCTACTTGAGGAAAATTAGGGATAGTTATCTGAATGATGATGAGGAAAAATAGAACCAAATATGATGACTTTTGCTTAACAACGTCTAAGAATGACTTGCCAATCTGTCGTTTTACTGACATCTCAAAGAATGCAATTTGGTAGTAATTCCCAATTTCCCATTGATTATTATGAATTAGTAAGAGCGGCCATAGCATTTAGCAATAAGAAGAAGTTTTATATCTTCAGGGATAGGTCCTGAGGTGCTCCACGTAGTCCTTGCACCAATGACCCTTTAAGTGAAGCTAGTCCTTTTACTTGCTCAGTGCATTATTAGTTCATCTGACTTGTTCTTCTGGCTTGCACTTGTTGGTTTTGGATTCTTAAATTTGGTATTTTCCTTGTGTTAACAATAGGAGATATCGTGACTCAGAGGCTTATATGCTTATCAGCATCATATGCATTAGGACTCAAAAACTCATGAAACTTCTGCCAAAACTAAATATCTGTAACCTGGAATATGAGTTTCTTGTGTCTACGAAGATCTTAACTGAAACAGGTTTAGAGTTTTTGTTTCATTACACTAATGTTGGAATTTGAGTGTGCTTTAGTGGTATTTTATATTTGTGATGTATTTGTGGTaatttgtattattattattattattattattattattattatatgtatgtctgtctgtgtgtgtgtgtgtgtgtacatatatgtgtatatgtatatgtacgtatatgtacatgtacatgtacatatatgtacatgtacatttaATGGAATCAGATTGGTCATCCATACATTGCTTCTAGTATCTAAAATTTTGCATGCACTGCACTTTGCCGATGATGAACTTTCTGAACAATTTGAATAAAGATTGTTTAGTATGTATTCAGCTATTTAGTGTCATGAACTAATCTAATGTGTTTCTTTAATTCTGTGAGCTTGTTGAGCTTTTCTGACAGATTTTAGCTCTTGAAATCTTTCGTGGCTAGCTGGAAGTAGAATAGGTTCTGAAGATATTGCTTGTATTAACATGGTTTCATGTGTCAATAAAAATCAGTTAGCCATGATTTGTTATACCTTCATTGCATTTTTCGTGTTGATATTTGTGCCTATGTATGaacattgctgtttacattatgtGTTGCATTAGCTGACATCTATGCTTTATTGTCTTTTGAATACCAGGGCTCAGTTTGGGTACTAGAACCAAAAAAAGTTCGAAAAATTAACACTGATGAATTGCCAAAAAAAGGGaccaaacaacaaaagaaaaatgatATCCTGGAGGTTATTCCTGTCAAAAGATATGCTAAAATTAAGGATCAGTCATTAATCTTGTCCAATTCTGATGGTTCTAAAACAACAATACAACTTTTGGGCTGTACGGTGGTAGCTGTTTCTGCATCAAATTTAGCTTCACAAAAGTGGTAAATTACTTAAAAGGGACTGCTCTTTCAGAAATTTCCACATTGACACAGTTTTACATGGAGGATTTAGGATAAGAGAATTTCTTATGTATTTTTAAGAATAATTTGAAGCCAGTTATGTTTTACTTCTATCATACTAAAGCATTTTCTTGTCATATGCACTGCATCACCCAAAAGAGTTCTACAACTTTTGGAACATGACTTCTGTTATACAAGACTGCTCTCTTGAACTTGGTTACTTATGTAACACAAGAGTGTTCTTTGGAAGTATTTACAGTTTGAGCTACAAAACTATATCCTTTACCAGCTATACTATGATATTGAAGTGTATAATGTCTATGAAGTATAGGTAGGTAGTCAAAGACCCTTCTGAAACATATATTGTCTGTGAGATATGCTGTATCTACTTTAAACAGCATATATTCAGTACCACTCAAGGTTCCAAGTCCATTTTCAGTTTTGGTTTTGTTCTAGGTCTTTTGAGTTTCAGTTAATTTTGAGGCTTTAATTCTTTTACATAATGTTCATCAGTTTGttcacaaaaaagagaaaaagaatatcAATATCAATGACATGTAAAGGAAACAGACAAATCTTTTATGTGTTTATGGATATAGATATTTTATTGTAGAATTTTGTTGAtacaataagaaaagaaaaacaattatGTCTAACATTGGTGCCCATGTGGTTTCTAGGTGATTGTACCAGCAATGATCACTATATCTTGTTGGCTTCGAGCAAGCCAATATGATTGCGTTTCTTCAGTAACCATCTGAATTTCAATATATTAGACAAGTCTTCAAATAGTGAATTGAGCAACCCTAGCATATGCTAGTTTTggcaattatatttttatcaagctATGAAGGCATGATATTGTTGCAAGATCCACTAAACAACAAAGGAAACaacaaatattaaatataaagttCATGAGTATGGTTGAATTGACATATTGAAAAGAATCACTTCAGTAgtgataagggaccatttggtcgGTCGACCATTGGTGCGGCCCGTTGGCTCGCGAGAAATTGTCCGCTTTGAGCGATGGGCATACCCGCACGGTTTTATCCTTTTGGagcatgtgagctccaaaaggCGCCTCTAAGGGTAAGGGAGACTTGGCTGACTTATGAGCCCTTAGttcccatactcctcaaccaatgtgggactaaatgaccttatcagTGCTCCCTCTCGTAGGGGAGCTAAGGGCTTATAGCCAAGGTGCATGGCTCGGGAGCGAGTTTGCTCGGCCAAGGTGCAGgcctcgggccctccttctagcgccaatctgataagggatcatttggtTGGTCGGCCATTGGTGCGGCCCGTAAGCTCGCAAGGAATTATCCGCTTTGAGCGATGGGCGTACCCGCACGGTTTTGTCCCTTTGGTTATGTGAGCTCCAAAAGGCCTTGGTTATGAGGGTAAGGGAGACCTAGcagacttatgagcccttggttcccatactcatcaaccaatgtgggactaaatggcCTCACATGCTCTGAAAGGCCGTCAGAGGCGccttttggagctcacatgctCTGAAAGGACAAAACTCTGGCGGCCTTTCGGAGCTCACATGCTCTGAAAGGACAAAACTGTGCGGGTACGCCCATCGCCCAAAGCGAATAATTCCTCGCGAGCCTACGGGCTGTACCAATGGCCGACCGaccaaatgatcccttatcaAGTAGTAAATTCTAGAATAGCCTTATACCtcataaatattaaaagaaataaagtgGAAACATCTTTAGAAAACATGATTAGATTTCGAAGAAATTAGAACAGTCTGAAATAAGGTTTGAGATCCACTATATCTGCTGACAGGCCTCCATAACTTATCTTTATATTTTACATCTTTTTTGTCCTGGATGTGGGATTATCTCCATAAGGGCTGCTGCTTGATAATTAGAACTAATGGAACTCAGTATAATGTGGTCAAGTGAAAGTATAATGGTGTCATAACAGTTTGTTTTGGGTTGTAATCCCAAAAATGACTGATTTTTATCAGTGTTGATGGCCTAACTAGGTTTGTTTCTGCCACAACTTGTAATCTGAATACCGTGTATGGATGTGCACAACAAAGGTCATTCATTATATGTTCCTGTTTCATGTTTGATGCTAGAATAAATTGCCAAGCTTAACAATACTTAATATTTTTTGTCTGACTTGCCCGTCTTAGGGCTAAAAGGTATCCCATTAAATTGGAGAGCAATGACTCAAAGATTTATAAGGGGAGTAAGGCATGTTACTTGTACTTTGACACTTCTTGGGAGAAGGAATCTTGGTGCAAAGCACTCCGTCTTGCTTCCTGCCCTGATAGGGGAAAATGGAACTGGTTCTCTCAGTTGGGTGAAGATTTCCAAGACTATCTGTCATCCTTAAGTATTGAATATCCTTCCTTTCTGAAGCCATCAACGCTTTATACTGAGACTACTAACAGAACAAGTAGGATTGATGGATCCTCCAGAGTTCAAttttttctgaaaaaaatttctaagaaggcttcgaaaaatgCTTTAGAAAGTAGACAAAGTTCAATCTCATTATCAAGTTGTGGTGAAAGGAAGATTGACAAGAGGTTACCTTCCACGACTGGTGCACCATCAAGTGATGGATTTGTAATTAGTTCATCTGAAGACAAATTTTCAAGTAAGCCATTCTGAGATGTTAGCACAGCCTTTCTTTATAACAAACTTGTACTCGTTTTCATAATATCTGCATTCTGGTATTCATGATGCAGCTGCTGATGAAAAGATTGTAAATGATAAAGGTACACTTTGTTGGAATCTGTTGCTATCAAGGCTATTTTTTGATGCAAAAAATAGTATTGAGATCAATAATCTCATAAAAGCATGCATCCAGGttattttcatattaaattatcCCGATTGATCACCTTCTTGCTTTCTTTGTTCATATATAGGATTCTGatatttcctttttatgtgaACAGACGACATTGTCAAATACAAGAAGACCAAGTTATCTGTGTGAAATATCATGTACTGGCTTAGATCTTGGTAGCGTTCTACCTTACATTCATAGAATGAGAGTTTTCCCTGTAGACTTGAATCAGGTGTTGTCTATGGAAATTGATATCGAATACTCTGGTGGTTTAATATTAGACATAGAGACAAGACTTAAAGTTTGTGAATTGGAATTGCAAAaggacttgataaaaacaagtttagaaTCAAATTCTACTTACGAGTTGAATTCCGATTTTCTTGAAGGTATTGAGCATTATGGAAACCAGTTGAAATCTCCAAGCAACTCAGCCACTGGAATGAGTAACAGAAATGAAGTGGATAAAGCAGGTGAGAGTAATGTTTTGCAAGTTAAATATCTTTTTGTTCTGATAGAATGCTGCAGTATGTTGAATTATAGAAATGTATTTTTAATATGGGAAACAAAGAGAAGCCAATGTCAAGCTCACTGCCATTTCACTCCATGCATTCTGTTGTATGAGTAATCTGAGTTTCTGGTTTCGCTAAGATCAGGAGTCATCATCTCATGTTTCAGCTCTCCATTTTGTCTCTTCCAGAGAGAACATGAGAATGATAACCGGACCGAATTGTCCATATTCTGACTGACTGCAAAGATTTTATTGTCTTTCatgaattttagaaaaaaatgaaaatttctactaaaaaaaatttgaaattgCTAATTTTAGATTTTGTCTTAGATAAACAATTAGGAGACTGATATTGGTCACACTAGTTCACATTGTACTTCCCTAAAATCAGGCATGACGCACAACATTACCATGTTATAACAGCGAGTAAAAAGTATTTATAACTTTCTTGCTTTCTGCCATGGTCCATTTTACTATATTAGGTGGCTAATTGATTATTCCATGCTCTGTGAACTATATTTGTTATGCCATGTTTAAATTATGTTTCAAATGCAAGTTTAAATTCAAAACTATGAATCACCTTCCAATGTATTTTGACATTATAATGAGATTTAGTAATGCCCCCTAGAACCAAAAAGATAAACTTTGATGATCCATATCCTCTCTGAACTTGACTTGTCTCTCACCGGAAGGTAAgtgaaaaaaaagtagaaaaaaaaaaatgccacAGTAAACCAGTATtagaaaacacttgaaatgtgttcTACTTCCTCCAACAACGATCTCTTGCTTCATCCTGAGGTATGTGATCCCTACTGTGAATCAACCACTTAATCTAGCATCTTTTTAATAAGTACGACTTCTCATGTGGGTTGTATATGCCAAAAGTCTAAGGTGATATGGTATAGATTTAGCTTATTAGGATGAAATGAGACCTTTAATCACATTTGGATAGCATGATCCATTTGATGGATGGTACATAACAGAACTTTTATACCTTTGAGCATTGTTCATCTTATCAGTTTGTACCGATGTATTGACCAGCTGTTGTTATGGTATATACCGAACTGTCCTGAGTTATACCgagcataccaacacatggtaggGTGTACTGAAATAACGCCTGTACCAGTCCCCTGTCAAACCAATATGTACCGCCCGATGTTGCGGTGTGGCGAACCTTGTCATTGAGCATAATAAAGATAGTTTTTGTACTTGTAAGTTGATATTCTGGCCAATATGTTTTGACAAGAAACAATGCTATCTGGATCAACtattaaaaaaattctttctttgCCTTTAAGACTTGTTATATGGGTATCAATAACTTTACTCATTTGATATTTCTTCAAATTTGTGTTTGACAGGCCTTGACAAATGAAATTGTGTGTACCTGTAATAATTTCATTCTATCATGTATTCTGTTCTCATATCATCATACTATCATTCTTTCAAtttttatagtgtaattttttgcttttgGTAAAAAATTGTGCATCTTATAACATATGTTTGTCTTCACACAAAGATATATGCAGTAAGGTAGGACGTGGAGATGCATATTAGCACCAAGTGAATAAGAAAATATTCATTGTAGATTTTTCTGTCactaaatttagcaagtattgttaTTCAGATGGCCTTAGAAACTCCAAGAGTGCCAGTTGGACTTCGGGTCATGTGTCTAGATGGAAGGCTGTCCTACATTCTCTTGCTAATCAAGTTTCACAGGTTTGTCTCAGTTTAATGTATTTCAGAAAGTTGATAATTCTTAAAAGATAATTAATTTCGATAATATGATACTTGCAGTTGGAAATCTATTACTTGAAAACAGATGTGATAAAGATGTTGATGGATCTTTTTTATCACTTTTTCAACATTATTATACTCCGGTTCTTCATAACGGAATTAGTTGTTTAAGAAGCACATCGGGAAACTACAGTTGGATCACATAGACAGCCACTTAATTCCCTTTAATGTCCTTTCCATGTTGACTTTGTCTGACTCATATTTGCTCTCGTATAGGATCACAGAGACATCCCTTTTATCAACTGATGTTTAGACCAGTACCCTGATGAAGAAACTAGATAGGGGAATTTTGGAGCTCTAGTGAAGATGAGTaatagtatatatatttacaaGCAGTTTTGAGCTCAGTGAGTAATACTATATATAGGGGAATGTCGTGTTCTCATCAAGAAGGTTTTAGCCCAGTGAAAATGAGTAATCTTACAGTCTGATGGTAATGAATTAACAGGATATGCATGTTATATACTTGTAATTTGTACTGATTGAAGTACTTTCCTTATTGTAAGGACTGACTTATTTGATaacattttcttttttgctttgattttttctataatttagcatcaattttgtgctcaatggctctctcttctTTGTTGAATCCATTTGCTGTTTTCTACAATTTGAACATTTAAGTTCAGATCCACATAATTTTAGAGTCATTTTATAAGGATGACATTTGTGTTTCTGCAAAAGGTACCACTTTCTTTGTCAATACGAGTCACTTCACTTCGTGGGACATTGCGCTTATATATAAAGCCACCACCTTCTGATCAACTATGGTTTGGCTTCACAACAATGCCAGAATTAGATTGGAATTTGGAGTCTTCAGTTGGGGATCGGAAAATAACCAGCAGCCACATTGCTTTGCTTATCAGCAATCGATTTAAGGTGCTATATTAGTTCTATGTTCATATTTCGTTTGTCTGAAATGTTAGTATAATAGCTCAGGAACTTGGTACGAGTTTTTATGTAGTATCTTGCGCTTTTAGAAGCTCGTCTAACTTTATGGCAATGTTACTTTGCAGGCTGCAATTCGAGACAGTCTTGTGCTCCCTAATTGTGAAACCATATGCATCCCATGGATGTTGGCTGAAAAGGATGATTGGGTACCAAGAAAAGTCGCACCATTTATGTGGATCAACAATGAAAACACTGAAATGACATGGCCTGAGTTTCCGGTGCCCCAAAATAGGGAAGACAAACCGAAGCTTGATGGTAGTAACAAAACTAAAGACAGTCTTGATGACAAAGTTGACGAAGCAAAGAATGTAATGCATGTCGAACAGCCAACGTAGGAAGCCCTCCCCGAGTCTTCCACTGACAGTGGCAGAGTGATTGGATCTGCTTCACCTGATCATTCTCATGGTGGCATGAATACTTAGTTGAAGACACCGTTGTTGACCTGTGAAACCGAAATTAGCTATAGCCAAAGGAGGCAGTTGTGATGGGACGATCAACCAACATTACTACCTCCTGAGGAAGATGAGAAGCCAAAGAAGAGTAGTATGCATGCGAGGATGATGGATTTGGGAAAGATGATGGGAGATAAGCTGGAAGAAAAGAAACGCCATATAGAGGAGAAGAGCAGACATATTGTTGAGAAAATGCGGGAAAATGCGAGGATGTGAAGTCCTCATTTGTTTTTTAATATGCTTACTAGCTTAGCTGATAAAGTCATTTGATAGATTATCATAAGATTGTGGACTCCAATCCTGTGTTTGTcatttattttttgtaaaaaataaaacaGTCAAATTTTGATTTCACTCGGAACATTCGAAGTTTACAATTTTCATGTATAGATGTATAAgtcattttttattaatttattactcTTGTCAGCTATAATCAacatttatgtgtgtgtgttttctGACACATTTGTTTTGGAGCATTAAATTACAAAATAAGTTGTGAATAAATTTCAGATTAGATCTAAGATTAATAGTGGCAGTGACGAGTGGCTGATAACAATTTGGATATTATAGTTTTTGAGTCATATGAACCATAATTAGCATGTCACTAGaagtttaaataatatatatgttatCTTCACTtaataatatgatttatgatatttattttttataatatgataAATAGTATGTTTATGTTTTCGATTTTTAAAAttgaagtatatattttttaaaaatattattcttagTGTTTTACAAAATATTGATCGAGAATGTATAAGAATCAATGTCTATTTTAAACATATTTTATAGTAAAAAAAGCATGGCCCTTCTAA
Above is a genomic segment from Musa acuminata AAA Group cultivar baxijiao chromosome BXJ3-4, Cavendish_Baxijiao_AAA, whole genome shotgun sequence containing:
- the LOC103972973 gene encoding uncharacterized protein LOC103972973 isoform X1, producing MLVSFLFGFVAGFVALVAAEGLAFLWLMGRLRRKRLAVGVASRSQLIAHGLDAERSLTVPFEKMGSVWVLEPKKVRKINTDELPKKGTKQQKKNDILEVIPVKRYAKIKDQSLILSNSDGSKTTIQLLGCTVVAVSASNLASQKWAKRYPIKLESNDSKIYKGSKACYLYFDTSWEKESWCKALRLASCPDRGKWNWFSQLGEDFQDYLSSLSIEYPSFLKPSTLYTETTNRTSRIDGSSRVQFFLKKISKKASKNALESRQSSISLSSCGERKIDKRLPSTTGAPSSDGFVISSSEDKFSTADEKIVNDKGTLCWNLLLSRLFFDAKNSIEINNLIKACIQTTLSNTRRPSYLCEISCTGLDLGSVLPYIHRMRVFPVDLNQVLSMEIDIEYSGGLILDIETRLKVCELELQKDLIKTSLESNSTYELNSDFLEGIEHYGNQLKSPSNSATGMSNRNEVDKADGLRNSKSASWTSGHVSRWKAVLHSLANQVSQVPLSLSIRVTSLRGTLRLYIKPPPSDQLWFGFTTMPELDWNLESSVGDRKITSSHIALLISNRFKAAIRDSLVLPNCETICIPWMLAEKDDWVPRKVAPFMWINNENTEMTWPEFPVPQNREDKPKLDGSNKTKDSLDDKVDEAKNVMHVEQPT
- the LOC103972973 gene encoding uncharacterized protein LOC103972973 isoform X3; this encodes MLVSFLFGFVAGFVALVAAEGLAFLWLMGRLRRKRLAVGVASRSQLIAHGLDAERSLTVPFEKMGSVWVLEPKKVRKINTDELPKKGTKQQKKNDILEVIPVKRYAKIKDQSLILSNSDGSKTTIQLLGCTVVAVSASNLASQKWAKRYPIKLESNDSKIYKGSKACYLYFDTSWEKESWCKALRLASCPDRGKWNWFSQLGEDFQDYLSSLSIEYPSFLKPSTLYTETTNRTSRIDGSSRVQFFLKKISKKASKNALESRQSSISLSSCGERKIDKRLPSTTGAPSSDGFVISSSEDKFSTADEKIVNDKGTLCWNLLLSRLFFDAKNSIEINNLIKACIQTTLSNTRRPSYLCEISCTGLDLGIEHYGNQLKSPSNSATGMSNRNEVDKADGLRNSKSASWTSGHVSRWKAVLHSLANQVSQVPLSLSIRVTSLRGTLRLYIKPPPSDQLWFGFTTMPELDWNLESSVGDRKITSSHIALLISNRFKAAIRDSLVLPNCETICIPWMLAEKDDWVPRKVAPFMWINNENTEMTWPEFPVPQNREDKPKLDGSNKTKDSLDDKVDEAKNVMHVEQPT
- the LOC103972973 gene encoding uncharacterized protein LOC103972973 isoform X4, with the translated sequence MLVSFLFGFVAGFVALVAAEGLAFLWLMGRLRRKRLAVGVASRSQLIAHGLDAERSLTVPFEKMGSVWVLEPKKVRKINTDELPKKGTKQQKKNDILEVIPVKRYAKIKDQSLILSNSDGSKTTIQLLGCTVVAVSASNLASQKWAKRYPIKLESNDSKIYKGSKACYLYFDTSWEKESWCKALRLASCPDRGKWNWFSQLGEDFQDYLSSLSIEYPSFLKPSTLYTETTNRTSRIDGSSRVQFFLKKISKKASKNALESRQSSISLSSCGERKIDKRLPSTTGAPSSDGFVISSSEDKFSTADEKIVNDKGTLCWNLLLSRLFFDAKNSIEINNLIKACIQTTLSNTRRPSYLCEISCIEHYGNQLKSPSNSATGMSNRNEVDKADGLRNSKSASWTSGHVSRWKAVLHSLANQVSQVPLSLSIRVTSLRGTLRLYIKPPPSDQLWFGFTTMPELDWNLESSVGDRKITSSHIALLISNRFKAAIRDSLVLPNCETICIPWMLAEKDDWVPRKVAPFMWINNENTEMTWPEFPVPQNREDKPKLDGSNKTKDSLDDKVDEAKNVMHVEQPT
- the LOC103972974 gene encoding CBS domain-containing protein CBSX5, with the protein product MAVSSLAREVSDLCIGKPAVRSLPLSATIGDALIALRSSGEDRLAVWAADRNRPDRKACVGTVCMVDIVCYLCSKENIAAPGAALAAPVSVILPPKAAAPLVRRVEPSSSILEALDAILEGAQSLVVPLRPAASRRKPAGGGGAALEFCWLTQEDLVRFFLNSIALFSPAPALSVTDLGLVHPAPLAVRPQDPALSALPLIRAALVDQTSVAVVSDDGRLLGEISPSTLVHCDQRVAAALAALSAGDLMAYVDCFGAPPESAIGAIKARLQEKGLLSMLELLEADFSPPFLSSASSSSSSSSSDEESSPAAALQRPRRLRSAGRSGSYSARMGRRSEEAIVCHPESSLVAVMIQALTHRVSYVWVVNDDYFLVGIVAFSDILSVFREQLD
- the LOC103972973 gene encoding uncharacterized protein LOC103972973 isoform X2, which produces MLVSFLFGFVAGFVALVAAEGLAFLWLMGRLRRKRLAVGVASRSQLIAHGLDAERSLTVPFEKMGSVWVLEPKKVRKINTDELPKKGTKQQKKNDILEVIPVKRYAKIKDQSLILSNSDGSKTTIQLLGCTVVAVSASNLASQKWAKRYPIKLESNDSKIYKGSKACYLYFDTSWEKESWCKALRLASCPDRGKWNWFSQLGEDFQDYLSSLSIEYPSFLKPSTLYTETTNRTSRIDGSSRVQFFLKKISKKASKNALESRQSSISLSSCGERKIDKRLPSTTGAPSSDGFVISSSEDKFSSTLCWNLLLSRLFFDAKNSIEINNLIKACIQTTLSNTRRPSYLCEISCTGLDLGSVLPYIHRMRVFPVDLNQVLSMEIDIEYSGGLILDIETRLKVCELELQKDLIKTSLESNSTYELNSDFLEGIEHYGNQLKSPSNSATGMSNRNEVDKADGLRNSKSASWTSGHVSRWKAVLHSLANQVSQVPLSLSIRVTSLRGTLRLYIKPPPSDQLWFGFTTMPELDWNLESSVGDRKITSSHIALLISNRFKAAIRDSLVLPNCETICIPWMLAEKDDWVPRKVAPFMWINNENTEMTWPEFPVPQNREDKPKLDGSNKTKDSLDDKVDEAKNVMHVEQPT